CATCGCTCACAACAAGACCCTGGCGGCCCAGCTCTACTCCGAGTTCAGGGAGTTCTTCCCCGACAATGCCGTCGAGTACTTCGTCAGCTACTACGACTACTACCAGCCAGAGGCCTACATCCCCCGCACGGACACCTACATCGAGAAGGACGCCGCCATCAACGAGGAGATCGAGAAGCTGCGACTGGCGGCCACCCAGGCCTTACTCACCCGCGACGACGTCATCATCGTCGCTAGCGTCTCCTGTATCTACAACATCGGCGACCCGGACGAGTACGGGCAGACGGTAGTGGAAGTAGCCCGCGGACAGACACTCCGCCGCGAGTCGCTCCTGCGCCGCCTCGTGGCCATCTACTACGACCGCAACGACATGAGTCCGTCTCGGGGCAAGTTCCGCGTGCGCGGCGACACCGTGGACGTCTTCCCCGCGTACCGTGACACGGCCCTGCGCCTCGAGTTCTGGGGCGACCAGGTGGACCGCATCACCGAGATTGATCCCTTGACGGGCGAGATCCTTCAAGAGCATCCCTCGGTGACCATCTTCCCCGCCCGCCATTTCATCACCCGTGAAGCCGTCCTCGCCGACGCCCTGCGCGACATCGAGGAGGAGCTGGAACAGCGCCTGGAGGAGCTGCGCTGTCAGGACAAGCTGCTCGAGGCCCAGCGGCTGGAGATGCGCACCCGCTACGATATCGAGATGATCCGCGAAATGGGCTACTGCTCCGGCATCGAGAACTACTCCCGTCATCTTGCCCGCCGAAAGCCGGGCGACCGTCCCTGGTGCCTGATAGACTACTTCCCCGACGACTACCTGCTCATCGTGGACGAGTCGCACATGACCATCCCCCAGATCCGAGGCATGTACAACGGCGACCGGTCCCGCAAGGAAGTCCTGGTAGACTACGGCTTCCGGTTGCCTTCGGCGCTGGATAACCGGCCCCTGAAGTTCGAGGAGTTCGAGCAGGTGGTCAAGCAGGTCATCTATACCTCGGCCACCCCGGGACCTTACGAGCTGCAGCGGTCGCAGCAGGTGGTGGAGCAGATCATCCGGCCCACTGGTTTGGTAGACCCGGAGGTGGTCGTGCGCCCGACCCAGGGGCAGATAGACGACCTCATCGGGGAGATTAGGCGGCGGGTGGATCGGGGCCAGCGAACCCTGGTCACCACGCTAACCAAGCGCATGGCAGAGGACCTCTCCGACTATCTGGCCGAGATGAACTTCAAGGTGCACTACCTGCACAGCGAGATAGACACCCTCCAGCGCGTGGAGATTCTGCGCGACCTGCGCCTGGGCAAGTACGATGTGGTAGTGGGCATCAACCTCCTCCGCGAGGGACTGGACCTTCCCGAGGTCTCCTTGGTTGCCATCCTGGACGCCGACAAGGAAGGCTTCCTGCGCTCGGAGTCATCGCTGATCCAGACCATCGGCCGGGCGGCGCGCCACGTGAACGGCCAGGTCATCCTGTACGCCGACACCATGACTGATTCCATGAAGCGGGCCATCGGCGAGACTAATCGTCGCCGGGCCATTCAGATGGCCTACAACGAGGAGCACGGCATCGAGCCCACCAGCATCGTCAAGGCGGTGCACGACCTCACTGAGCGCGTCCGGATCTCCGAGGACAGAGCCGCGTACAGCGTTGACCTAGGCGAGGTACCAGAGGGCGACCTGGAGCGGACCATCGCGGAGCTAGAGAAGGCTATGAGGGCGGCGGCCGCGGAGCTGGAGTTCGAGAAGGCGGCTATCCTGCGAGACCAGATCCAAGAAATGCGGCGTCAACTCCAGGGTGGCGACGTCCCCGAGTGGGAACGCCTCTGGAGGATCAGAGGGAAGCAATAGGGGATAGGTTATAGGGAACAGGTTATAGGGGATAGGCTGTGGCCAGAACCGGAAGCACGAGACACTCATTCCCCTCTGTAACCTGTAACCTGTTCCCTATAACCTATCCCCTATAACCTGTTCCCTATGTCCTATCTCCTGCTGCACCGGTGTGGGGAGTTGGCCCGTCGGGCCCGGGCTGCCTGGGCCGAGCTGGCCAGTTGCCGGCTCTGTCCTCGTGCTTGCGGCGTGAACCGGTTGCAGGGTGAGCGAGGCGCCTGCGGCGTAGGGGCCGAGCCCGTGGTGGCCTCTTGGAACGTCCACCATGGCGAGGAACCTCCCATCAGCGGCACTCGGGGCTCCGGCACTATCTTCTTCTCGGGCTGCAGCGGGCGCTGCCTATTCTGCCAGAACTACCCCATCAGCCAGTTGGGCGTGGGCCGCCCGGTCACCGTGCAGCGACTGGCAGGCATGATGCTGGAGCTGCAGCGGCGCGGCTGTCATAACATCAACTTCGTCACCCCTACCCACTTCGTCCCTGCTATCCTGCGGGCCACGGACGTAGCCGCCCGGGCTGGCCTTAACATCCCGCTGGTGTACAACAGCAGTGGGTTCGAATCGCTCGAGACCCTGGCCCTCCTCGAGGGCGTGATAGACGTCTACCTGCCGGACGCCAAGTACGCCTCCGATGCCGTGGCCCTCGAGGTCTCCGGCTTCCCTGGCTACGTGGCCGCCAACCGTGCCGCCCTGAAGGAGATGGCCCGCCAAGTGGGCCCGGCGCTGGTGCTGGGGCCCGGCGGGCTGGCGGAACGGGGCATGATAGTGCGCCACCTGGTGCTGCCGGGAGACCTGGCCGGGACAGCCGAGGTGCTGAGGTGGCTGGCCCGGGAGATATCGCCCCAGGTCCCGGTGAGCCTGATGTCGCAGTACTTCCCCGCCCACCGGGCCTTGCAGCACCCGCTATTGGGCCGCAAGCTCACTGAGGGCGAACTGGAGCAAGCCCTCGCCTGCTTCGAGGCCGCCGGCCTCGCCGAGGGCTGGCTACAGGAGCCCTTCGAGGACGGCGATCACCAGGCTGTCTCCGGCT
The nucleotide sequence above comes from Anaerolineae bacterium. Encoded proteins:
- a CDS encoding radical SAM protein, with amino-acid sequence MSYLLLHRCGELARRARAAWAELASCRLCPRACGVNRLQGERGACGVGAEPVVASWNVHHGEEPPISGTRGSGTIFFSGCSGRCLFCQNYPISQLGVGRPVTVQRLAGMMLELQRRGCHNINFVTPTHFVPAILRATDVAARAGLNIPLVYNSSGFESLETLALLEGVIDVYLPDAKYASDAVALEVSGFPGYVAANRAALKEMARQVGPALVLGPGGLAERGMIVRHLVLPGDLAGTAEVLRWLAREISPQVPVSLMSQYFPAHRALQHPLLGRKLTEGELEQALACFEAAGLAEGWLQEPFEDGDHQAVSGWERARHSAA
- the uvrB gene encoding excinuclease ABC subunit UvrB, which codes for MQRAEFNLVAPYQPTGDQPQAVDKLLHGLEAGYRDQTLLGVTGSGKTFTMASVIARWGRPTLVIAHNKTLAAQLYSEFREFFPDNAVEYFVSYYDYYQPEAYIPRTDTYIEKDAAINEEIEKLRLAATQALLTRDDVIIVASVSCIYNIGDPDEYGQTVVEVARGQTLRRESLLRRLVAIYYDRNDMSPSRGKFRVRGDTVDVFPAYRDTALRLEFWGDQVDRITEIDPLTGEILQEHPSVTIFPARHFITREAVLADALRDIEEELEQRLEELRCQDKLLEAQRLEMRTRYDIEMIREMGYCSGIENYSRHLARRKPGDRPWCLIDYFPDDYLLIVDESHMTIPQIRGMYNGDRSRKEVLVDYGFRLPSALDNRPLKFEEFEQVVKQVIYTSATPGPYELQRSQQVVEQIIRPTGLVDPEVVVRPTQGQIDDLIGEIRRRVDRGQRTLVTTLTKRMAEDLSDYLAEMNFKVHYLHSEIDTLQRVEILRDLRLGKYDVVVGINLLREGLDLPEVSLVAILDADKEGFLRSESSLIQTIGRAARHVNGQVILYADTMTDSMKRAIGETNRRRAIQMAYNEEHGIEPTSIVKAVHDLTERVRISEDRAAYSVDLGEVPEGDLERTIAELEKAMRAAAAELEFEKAAILRDQIQEMRRQLQGGDVPEWERLWRIRGKQ